Proteins encoded by one window of Conger conger chromosome 1, fConCon1.1, whole genome shotgun sequence:
- the prelid3a gene encoding PRELI domain containing protein 3A isoform X1: MKIWSTEHIFSYPWETVIKAAMRKYPNPMNPSVVGVDVLDRNLDTQGRLHSHRLLSTEWGLPAIVRAILGTNRTLTYVKEHSIVDPEKKEMELCSTNITLTNLVSVDERLIYRPHPENPDVTVLTQEAIITVKGVSLSSYLEGLMALSMSANARKGCQAVEWAIRNLLSHIPAVTAPGGQPGGCGSPTATG, from the exons ATGAAGATTTGGAGCACGGAACACATATTCAG CTACCCCTGGGAGACGGTGATCAAGGCTGCCATGCGGAAGTACCCAAATCCCATGAACCCCAGCGTGGTGGGAGTGGACGTCCTAGACCGGAACCTGGACACCCAGGGGCGTCTCCACAGTCACCGGCTCCTCAGCACCGAGTGGGGCCTGCCCGCTATCGTTCGAGCG ATTTTAGGAACCAACAGGACCTTAACCTATGTGAAGGAGCACTCCATTGTGGATCCAGAGAAGAAAGAAATGGAGCTTTGTTCAACGAAT ATCACTCTGACTAATTTGGTGTCTGTGGACGAACGTCTGATATACAGGCCTCATCCAGAAAATCCAGACgt CACAGTCTTGACACAGGAAGCCATCATCACTGTGAAAGGAGTCAGTCTGAGCAGCTACCTGGAGGGACTGATGGCTCTCAGCATGTCAGCCAATGCTAGAAAG GGCTGTCAGGCTGTGGAGTGGGCAATCCGGAACCTTCTCTCTCACATCCCAGCGGTGACTGCCCCAGGTGGACAGCCAGGCGGCTGCGGATCTCCCACGGCTACCGGGTAA
- the prelid3a gene encoding PRELI domain containing protein 3A isoform X2 — translation MRKYPNPMNPSVVGVDVLDRNLDTQGRLHSHRLLSTEWGLPAIVRAILGTNRTLTYVKEHSIVDPEKKEMELCSTNITLTNLVSVDERLIYRPHPENPDVTVLTQEAIITVKGVSLSSYLEGLMALSMSANARKGCQAVEWAIRNLLSHIPAVTAPGGQPGGCGSPTATG, via the exons ATGCGGAAGTACCCAAATCCCATGAACCCCAGCGTGGTGGGAGTGGACGTCCTAGACCGGAACCTGGACACCCAGGGGCGTCTCCACAGTCACCGGCTCCTCAGCACCGAGTGGGGCCTGCCCGCTATCGTTCGAGCG ATTTTAGGAACCAACAGGACCTTAACCTATGTGAAGGAGCACTCCATTGTGGATCCAGAGAAGAAAGAAATGGAGCTTTGTTCAACGAAT ATCACTCTGACTAATTTGGTGTCTGTGGACGAACGTCTGATATACAGGCCTCATCCAGAAAATCCAGACgt CACAGTCTTGACACAGGAAGCCATCATCACTGTGAAAGGAGTCAGTCTGAGCAGCTACCTGGAGGGACTGATGGCTCTCAGCATGTCAGCCAATGCTAGAAAG GGCTGTCAGGCTGTGGAGTGGGCAATCCGGAACCTTCTCTCTCACATCCCAGCGGTGACTGCCCCAGGTGGACAGCCAGGCGGCTGCGGATCTCCCACGGCTACCGGGTAA